A genomic region of Cuculus canorus isolate bCucCan1 chromosome 24, bCucCan1.pri, whole genome shotgun sequence contains the following coding sequences:
- the TMCC2 gene encoding transmembrane and coiled-coil domains protein 2 isoform X1 yields the protein MKRCRSDELRQPEDEPGATGEPPGPPAAMEAKPGEAAAPEAGAVPPPRSKPPDLKKIQQLSEGSMFGHGLKHLFHSRRRSREREHQNSQDSLPPHYGTSDHDSPDEKERSPEMHRVSYAMSLHDLPARPTAFNRVLQQIRSRPSIKRGTSLHSGSRRAKSGSLEPQKGSPHLVRKAPQDSSLTAILHQHQGRPRSSSTTDTAILLAESGAVYLLTEDTECLADRLDKGDVTALSLPSSTGHGDTDGTVCLDVPDGTPDPHRTKAAIEHLHQKILKITEQIKIEQEARDDNVAEYLKLANNADKQQASRIKQVFEKKNQKSAQTIAQLHKKLEHYHKKLKEIEQNGPSRQPKDVFRDMHQGLKDVGANVRSSISGFGGGVVEGVKGGLSGLSQATHTAVVSKPREFASLIRNKFGSADNIAHLKDTLDDGHPEEASRALSGSATLVSSPKYGSDDECSSATSGSAGGSNSGAGPGGLGSPKSNTLDSHHNNFDTILEELREIKDSQSHLEDSMEDLKAQLQRDYTYMTQCLQEERYRYERLEEQLNDLTELHQNEMTNLKQELASMEEKVAYQSYERARDIQEAVESCLTRVTKLELQQQQQQVVQLEGVENANARALLGKFINVILALMAVLLVFVSTIANFITPLMKTRMRILSTALLVLFLFFLWKHWDSITYFLEHVLLPS from the exons AAAATCCAGCAGCTCTCTGAAGGGTCCATGTTTGGCCATGGCTTGAAGCACCTTTTCCACAGCCGCCGGCGGTCCCGGGAGCGGGAGCACCAAAACTCGCAGGACTCATTGCCACCGCACTATGGCACATCCGACCACGATTCCCCGGATGAGAAGGAGCGCTCCCCAGAGATGCACCGTGTTTCCTATGCCATGTCCCTGCACGACCTCCCGGCACGTCCCACCGCCTTCAACCGGGTGCTGCAGCAGATCCGCTCTCGCCCTTCCATCAAGCGCGGCACCAGCCTGCACAGCGGCAGCCGGCGAGCCAAGAGCGGctccctggagccccaaaaaggGAGCCCCCACCTCGTCCGCAAAGCCCCCCAGGACAGCAGCCTCACCGCCATCCTGCACCAGCACCAAGGCCgccccaggtcctcctccacCACCGACACTGCCATCCTCCTGGCCGAGAGCGGGGCTGTCTACCTGCTCACCGAGGACACCGAGTGCCTGGCCGATAGG CTGGACAAGGGGGATGTGACTGCGCTCAGCCTGCCCTCCAGCACCGGGCACGGTGACACCGATGGCACTGTTTGCCTGGACGTCCCCGATGGAACCCCTGACCCTCACAGGACAAAAGCTGCCATTGAGCACCTGCACCAGAAGATCCTCAAGATCACCGAGCAGATCAAGATCGAGCAGGAGGCTCGGGATGACAATGTGGCTGAGTACCTGAAGCTGGCCAACAACGCGGACAAGCAGCAAGCCTCACGCATCAAGCAGGTTTTCGAGAAGAAGAACCAGAAGTCGGCGCAGACCATCGCACAGCTACACAAGAAGCTGGAGCACTACCACAAGAAGCTGAAGGAGATTGAGCAGAACGGCCCTTCCCGGCAGCCCAAGGATGTCTTCCGGGACATGCACCAGGGTCTCAAGGACGTGGGCGCCAACGTTCGCTCCAGCATCAGCGGCTTTGGTGGGGGAGTGGTGGAGGGTGTCAAGGGAGGGCTCTCAGGTCTGTCCCAGGCCACCCACACTGCTGTGGTCTCCAAGCCCCGGGAGTTTGCTAGCCTTATCCGGAACAAGTTTGGTAGCGCAGACAACATCGCTCACTTGAAGGACACGCTGGATGATGGGCACCCAGAGGAGGCTTCACGGGCTCTCAGCGGCAGTGCCACCCTGGTCTCCAGCCCCAAGTACGGCAGCGATGATGAGTGCTCCAGTGCCAcctctggctctgctggtgGCAGCAACTCAGGGGCAGGACCTGGTGGCTTGGGGAGCCCCAAGTCCAACACGCTGGACAGCCACCACAATAACTTTGACACTATCCTGGAGGAGCTTCGGGAGATCAAGGACAGCCAGTCGCACCTGGAGGACTCCATGGAGGACCTCAAGGCCCAGCTGCAGCGGGATTACACCTACATGACGCAGTGCTTGCAAGAGGAGCGGTACAG GTACGAGCgcctggaggagcagctgaacGACCTCACCGAGCTGCACCAGAACGAAATGACCAACCTGAAGCAGGAGCTGGCCagcatggaggagaaggtggctTACCAGTCCTACGAGAGGGCACGGGACATCCAG GAAGCAGTGGAGTCCTGCCTGACGCGAGTGACCAAGCtggaactgcagcagcagcagcagcaggtggtGCAGCTGGAAGGGGTGGAGAACGCCAACGCCCGGGCGCTGCTGGGCAAGTTCATCAATGTCATCCTAGCCCTGATGGCTGTGCTGCTCGTCTTCGTCTCCACCATAGCCAACTTCATCACCCCGCTCATGAAGACCCGCATGCGCATCCTGAGCACTGCCTTGCTcgtcctcttcctcttcttcctctggaaGCACTGGGACTCCATCACCTACTTTCTGGAGCACGTCTTGCTCCCCAGCTGa
- the TMCC2 gene encoding transmembrane and coiled-coil domains protein 2 isoform X4 has product MVHVQLDKGDVTALSLPSSTGHGDTDGTVCLDVPDGTPDPHRTKAAIEHLHQKILKITEQIKIEQEARDDNVAEYLKLANNADKQQASRIKQVFEKKNQKSAQTIAQLHKKLEHYHKKLKEIEQNGPSRQPKDVFRDMHQGLKDVGANVRSSISGFGGGVVEGVKGGLSGLSQATHTAVVSKPREFASLIRNKFGSADNIAHLKDTLDDGHPEEASRALSGSATLVSSPKYGSDDECSSATSGSAGGSNSGAGPGGLGSPKSNTLDSHHNNFDTILEELREIKDSQSHLEDSMEDLKAQLQRDYTYMTQCLQEERYRYERLEEQLNDLTELHQNEMTNLKQELASMEEKVAYQSYERARDIQEAVESCLTRVTKLELQQQQQQVVQLEGVENANARALLGKFINVILALMAVLLVFVSTIANFITPLMKTRMRILSTALLVLFLFFLWKHWDSITYFLEHVLLPS; this is encoded by the exons ATGGTCCATGTCCAG CTGGACAAGGGGGATGTGACTGCGCTCAGCCTGCCCTCCAGCACCGGGCACGGTGACACCGATGGCACTGTTTGCCTGGACGTCCCCGATGGAACCCCTGACCCTCACAGGACAAAAGCTGCCATTGAGCACCTGCACCAGAAGATCCTCAAGATCACCGAGCAGATCAAGATCGAGCAGGAGGCTCGGGATGACAATGTGGCTGAGTACCTGAAGCTGGCCAACAACGCGGACAAGCAGCAAGCCTCACGCATCAAGCAGGTTTTCGAGAAGAAGAACCAGAAGTCGGCGCAGACCATCGCACAGCTACACAAGAAGCTGGAGCACTACCACAAGAAGCTGAAGGAGATTGAGCAGAACGGCCCTTCCCGGCAGCCCAAGGATGTCTTCCGGGACATGCACCAGGGTCTCAAGGACGTGGGCGCCAACGTTCGCTCCAGCATCAGCGGCTTTGGTGGGGGAGTGGTGGAGGGTGTCAAGGGAGGGCTCTCAGGTCTGTCCCAGGCCACCCACACTGCTGTGGTCTCCAAGCCCCGGGAGTTTGCTAGCCTTATCCGGAACAAGTTTGGTAGCGCAGACAACATCGCTCACTTGAAGGACACGCTGGATGATGGGCACCCAGAGGAGGCTTCACGGGCTCTCAGCGGCAGTGCCACCCTGGTCTCCAGCCCCAAGTACGGCAGCGATGATGAGTGCTCCAGTGCCAcctctggctctgctggtgGCAGCAACTCAGGGGCAGGACCTGGTGGCTTGGGGAGCCCCAAGTCCAACACGCTGGACAGCCACCACAATAACTTTGACACTATCCTGGAGGAGCTTCGGGAGATCAAGGACAGCCAGTCGCACCTGGAGGACTCCATGGAGGACCTCAAGGCCCAGCTGCAGCGGGATTACACCTACATGACGCAGTGCTTGCAAGAGGAGCGGTACAG GTACGAGCgcctggaggagcagctgaacGACCTCACCGAGCTGCACCAGAACGAAATGACCAACCTGAAGCAGGAGCTGGCCagcatggaggagaaggtggctTACCAGTCCTACGAGAGGGCACGGGACATCCAG GAAGCAGTGGAGTCCTGCCTGACGCGAGTGACCAAGCtggaactgcagcagcagcagcagcaggtggtGCAGCTGGAAGGGGTGGAGAACGCCAACGCCCGGGCGCTGCTGGGCAAGTTCATCAATGTCATCCTAGCCCTGATGGCTGTGCTGCTCGTCTTCGTCTCCACCATAGCCAACTTCATCACCCCGCTCATGAAGACCCGCATGCGCATCCTGAGCACTGCCTTGCTcgtcctcttcctcttcttcctctggaaGCACTGGGACTCCATCACCTACTTTCTGGAGCACGTCTTGCTCCCCAGCTGa
- the TMCC2 gene encoding transmembrane and coiled-coil domains protein 2 isoform X2, with translation MVAPSQHRLETRESQRFICLFSASCGRQPSQAVLGGAVCSPSTVGGAGSAPAAPSLFPLPRAPSLLASLCRLFLPASEPHGASPANTRPTILCPFDSLTTAMTEGEDLAASRSSSQQLCWNDQSVLMPEPHPPNSCPGKRILLLNSLLGVFLDKGDVTALSLPSSTGHGDTDGTVCLDVPDGTPDPHRTKAAIEHLHQKILKITEQIKIEQEARDDNVAEYLKLANNADKQQASRIKQVFEKKNQKSAQTIAQLHKKLEHYHKKLKEIEQNGPSRQPKDVFRDMHQGLKDVGANVRSSISGFGGGVVEGVKGGLSGLSQATHTAVVSKPREFASLIRNKFGSADNIAHLKDTLDDGHPEEASRALSGSATLVSSPKYGSDDECSSATSGSAGGSNSGAGPGGLGSPKSNTLDSHHNNFDTILEELREIKDSQSHLEDSMEDLKAQLQRDYTYMTQCLQEERYRYERLEEQLNDLTELHQNEMTNLKQELASMEEKVAYQSYERARDIQEAVESCLTRVTKLELQQQQQQVVQLEGVENANARALLGKFINVILALMAVLLVFVSTIANFITPLMKTRMRILSTALLVLFLFFLWKHWDSITYFLEHVLLPS, from the exons ATGGTGGCACCATCCCAGCACAGACTGGAGACCAGGGAATCGCAGCGGTTCATTTGTTTGTTCTCTGCGTCGTGTGGAAGGCAGCCCAGCCAGGCAGTGCTTGGCGGTGCTGTTTGTTCTCCCAGCACAGTTGGAGGAGCAGGATCGGCCCCTGCGGCACCCAGCCTCTTCCCGCTCCCCCGGGCTCCTTCCCTGCTCGCCAGCCTGTGCCGCTTGTTCTTGCCTGCCTCAGAGCCTCATGGTGCCTCCCCTGCAAACACTCGTCCTACGATCCTCTGCCCCTTCGACTCCTTAACCACAGCCATGACAGAGGGAGAGGATCTGGCCGCCTCGcggagcagcagccagcagctttGCTGGAATGACCAGAGCGTCCTCATGCCAGAACCACATCCTCCCAACTCCTGTCCTGGGAAAAGGATATTGCTCTTAAATTCTCTTCTGGGTGTCTTT CTGGACAAGGGGGATGTGACTGCGCTCAGCCTGCCCTCCAGCACCGGGCACGGTGACACCGATGGCACTGTTTGCCTGGACGTCCCCGATGGAACCCCTGACCCTCACAGGACAAAAGCTGCCATTGAGCACCTGCACCAGAAGATCCTCAAGATCACCGAGCAGATCAAGATCGAGCAGGAGGCTCGGGATGACAATGTGGCTGAGTACCTGAAGCTGGCCAACAACGCGGACAAGCAGCAAGCCTCACGCATCAAGCAGGTTTTCGAGAAGAAGAACCAGAAGTCGGCGCAGACCATCGCACAGCTACACAAGAAGCTGGAGCACTACCACAAGAAGCTGAAGGAGATTGAGCAGAACGGCCCTTCCCGGCAGCCCAAGGATGTCTTCCGGGACATGCACCAGGGTCTCAAGGACGTGGGCGCCAACGTTCGCTCCAGCATCAGCGGCTTTGGTGGGGGAGTGGTGGAGGGTGTCAAGGGAGGGCTCTCAGGTCTGTCCCAGGCCACCCACACTGCTGTGGTCTCCAAGCCCCGGGAGTTTGCTAGCCTTATCCGGAACAAGTTTGGTAGCGCAGACAACATCGCTCACTTGAAGGACACGCTGGATGATGGGCACCCAGAGGAGGCTTCACGGGCTCTCAGCGGCAGTGCCACCCTGGTCTCCAGCCCCAAGTACGGCAGCGATGATGAGTGCTCCAGTGCCAcctctggctctgctggtgGCAGCAACTCAGGGGCAGGACCTGGTGGCTTGGGGAGCCCCAAGTCCAACACGCTGGACAGCCACCACAATAACTTTGACACTATCCTGGAGGAGCTTCGGGAGATCAAGGACAGCCAGTCGCACCTGGAGGACTCCATGGAGGACCTCAAGGCCCAGCTGCAGCGGGATTACACCTACATGACGCAGTGCTTGCAAGAGGAGCGGTACAG GTACGAGCgcctggaggagcagctgaacGACCTCACCGAGCTGCACCAGAACGAAATGACCAACCTGAAGCAGGAGCTGGCCagcatggaggagaaggtggctTACCAGTCCTACGAGAGGGCACGGGACATCCAG GAAGCAGTGGAGTCCTGCCTGACGCGAGTGACCAAGCtggaactgcagcagcagcagcagcaggtggtGCAGCTGGAAGGGGTGGAGAACGCCAACGCCCGGGCGCTGCTGGGCAAGTTCATCAATGTCATCCTAGCCCTGATGGCTGTGCTGCTCGTCTTCGTCTCCACCATAGCCAACTTCATCACCCCGCTCATGAAGACCCGCATGCGCATCCTGAGCACTGCCTTGCTcgtcctcttcctcttcttcctctggaaGCACTGGGACTCCATCACCTACTTTCTGGAGCACGTCTTGCTCCCCAGCTGa
- the TMCC2 gene encoding transmembrane and coiled-coil domains protein 2 isoform X3 yields MPEPHPPNSCPGKRILLLNSLLGVFLDKGDVTALSLPSSTGHGDTDGTVCLDVPDGTPDPHRTKAAIEHLHQKILKITEQIKIEQEARDDNVAEYLKLANNADKQQASRIKQVFEKKNQKSAQTIAQLHKKLEHYHKKLKEIEQNGPSRQPKDVFRDMHQGLKDVGANVRSSISGFGGGVVEGVKGGLSGLSQATHTAVVSKPREFASLIRNKFGSADNIAHLKDTLDDGHPEEASRALSGSATLVSSPKYGSDDECSSATSGSAGGSNSGAGPGGLGSPKSNTLDSHHNNFDTILEELREIKDSQSHLEDSMEDLKAQLQRDYTYMTQCLQEERYRYERLEEQLNDLTELHQNEMTNLKQELASMEEKVAYQSYERARDIQEAVESCLTRVTKLELQQQQQQVVQLEGVENANARALLGKFINVILALMAVLLVFVSTIANFITPLMKTRMRILSTALLVLFLFFLWKHWDSITYFLEHVLLPS; encoded by the exons ATGCCAGAACCACATCCTCCCAACTCCTGTCCTGGGAAAAGGATATTGCTCTTAAATTCTCTTCTGGGTGTCTTT CTGGACAAGGGGGATGTGACTGCGCTCAGCCTGCCCTCCAGCACCGGGCACGGTGACACCGATGGCACTGTTTGCCTGGACGTCCCCGATGGAACCCCTGACCCTCACAGGACAAAAGCTGCCATTGAGCACCTGCACCAGAAGATCCTCAAGATCACCGAGCAGATCAAGATCGAGCAGGAGGCTCGGGATGACAATGTGGCTGAGTACCTGAAGCTGGCCAACAACGCGGACAAGCAGCAAGCCTCACGCATCAAGCAGGTTTTCGAGAAGAAGAACCAGAAGTCGGCGCAGACCATCGCACAGCTACACAAGAAGCTGGAGCACTACCACAAGAAGCTGAAGGAGATTGAGCAGAACGGCCCTTCCCGGCAGCCCAAGGATGTCTTCCGGGACATGCACCAGGGTCTCAAGGACGTGGGCGCCAACGTTCGCTCCAGCATCAGCGGCTTTGGTGGGGGAGTGGTGGAGGGTGTCAAGGGAGGGCTCTCAGGTCTGTCCCAGGCCACCCACACTGCTGTGGTCTCCAAGCCCCGGGAGTTTGCTAGCCTTATCCGGAACAAGTTTGGTAGCGCAGACAACATCGCTCACTTGAAGGACACGCTGGATGATGGGCACCCAGAGGAGGCTTCACGGGCTCTCAGCGGCAGTGCCACCCTGGTCTCCAGCCCCAAGTACGGCAGCGATGATGAGTGCTCCAGTGCCAcctctggctctgctggtgGCAGCAACTCAGGGGCAGGACCTGGTGGCTTGGGGAGCCCCAAGTCCAACACGCTGGACAGCCACCACAATAACTTTGACACTATCCTGGAGGAGCTTCGGGAGATCAAGGACAGCCAGTCGCACCTGGAGGACTCCATGGAGGACCTCAAGGCCCAGCTGCAGCGGGATTACACCTACATGACGCAGTGCTTGCAAGAGGAGCGGTACAG GTACGAGCgcctggaggagcagctgaacGACCTCACCGAGCTGCACCAGAACGAAATGACCAACCTGAAGCAGGAGCTGGCCagcatggaggagaaggtggctTACCAGTCCTACGAGAGGGCACGGGACATCCAG GAAGCAGTGGAGTCCTGCCTGACGCGAGTGACCAAGCtggaactgcagcagcagcagcagcaggtggtGCAGCTGGAAGGGGTGGAGAACGCCAACGCCCGGGCGCTGCTGGGCAAGTTCATCAATGTCATCCTAGCCCTGATGGCTGTGCTGCTCGTCTTCGTCTCCACCATAGCCAACTTCATCACCCCGCTCATGAAGACCCGCATGCGCATCCTGAGCACTGCCTTGCTcgtcctcttcctcttcttcctctggaaGCACTGGGACTCCATCACCTACTTTCTGGAGCACGTCTTGCTCCCCAGCTGa
- the TMCC2 gene encoding transmembrane and coiled-coil domains protein 2 isoform X5, whose amino-acid sequence MELDKGDVTALSLPSSTGHGDTDGTVCLDVPDGTPDPHRTKAAIEHLHQKILKITEQIKIEQEARDDNVAEYLKLANNADKQQASRIKQVFEKKNQKSAQTIAQLHKKLEHYHKKLKEIEQNGPSRQPKDVFRDMHQGLKDVGANVRSSISGFGGGVVEGVKGGLSGLSQATHTAVVSKPREFASLIRNKFGSADNIAHLKDTLDDGHPEEASRALSGSATLVSSPKYGSDDECSSATSGSAGGSNSGAGPGGLGSPKSNTLDSHHNNFDTILEELREIKDSQSHLEDSMEDLKAQLQRDYTYMTQCLQEERYRYERLEEQLNDLTELHQNEMTNLKQELASMEEKVAYQSYERARDIQEAVESCLTRVTKLELQQQQQQVVQLEGVENANARALLGKFINVILALMAVLLVFVSTIANFITPLMKTRMRILSTALLVLFLFFLWKHWDSITYFLEHVLLPS is encoded by the exons ATGGAG CTGGACAAGGGGGATGTGACTGCGCTCAGCCTGCCCTCCAGCACCGGGCACGGTGACACCGATGGCACTGTTTGCCTGGACGTCCCCGATGGAACCCCTGACCCTCACAGGACAAAAGCTGCCATTGAGCACCTGCACCAGAAGATCCTCAAGATCACCGAGCAGATCAAGATCGAGCAGGAGGCTCGGGATGACAATGTGGCTGAGTACCTGAAGCTGGCCAACAACGCGGACAAGCAGCAAGCCTCACGCATCAAGCAGGTTTTCGAGAAGAAGAACCAGAAGTCGGCGCAGACCATCGCACAGCTACACAAGAAGCTGGAGCACTACCACAAGAAGCTGAAGGAGATTGAGCAGAACGGCCCTTCCCGGCAGCCCAAGGATGTCTTCCGGGACATGCACCAGGGTCTCAAGGACGTGGGCGCCAACGTTCGCTCCAGCATCAGCGGCTTTGGTGGGGGAGTGGTGGAGGGTGTCAAGGGAGGGCTCTCAGGTCTGTCCCAGGCCACCCACACTGCTGTGGTCTCCAAGCCCCGGGAGTTTGCTAGCCTTATCCGGAACAAGTTTGGTAGCGCAGACAACATCGCTCACTTGAAGGACACGCTGGATGATGGGCACCCAGAGGAGGCTTCACGGGCTCTCAGCGGCAGTGCCACCCTGGTCTCCAGCCCCAAGTACGGCAGCGATGATGAGTGCTCCAGTGCCAcctctggctctgctggtgGCAGCAACTCAGGGGCAGGACCTGGTGGCTTGGGGAGCCCCAAGTCCAACACGCTGGACAGCCACCACAATAACTTTGACACTATCCTGGAGGAGCTTCGGGAGATCAAGGACAGCCAGTCGCACCTGGAGGACTCCATGGAGGACCTCAAGGCCCAGCTGCAGCGGGATTACACCTACATGACGCAGTGCTTGCAAGAGGAGCGGTACAG GTACGAGCgcctggaggagcagctgaacGACCTCACCGAGCTGCACCAGAACGAAATGACCAACCTGAAGCAGGAGCTGGCCagcatggaggagaaggtggctTACCAGTCCTACGAGAGGGCACGGGACATCCAG GAAGCAGTGGAGTCCTGCCTGACGCGAGTGACCAAGCtggaactgcagcagcagcagcagcaggtggtGCAGCTGGAAGGGGTGGAGAACGCCAACGCCCGGGCGCTGCTGGGCAAGTTCATCAATGTCATCCTAGCCCTGATGGCTGTGCTGCTCGTCTTCGTCTCCACCATAGCCAACTTCATCACCCCGCTCATGAAGACCCGCATGCGCATCCTGAGCACTGCCTTGCTcgtcctcttcctcttcttcctctggaaGCACTGGGACTCCATCACCTACTTTCTGGAGCACGTCTTGCTCCCCAGCTGa